AGGACTGCAAATGGGCGTATCATAGGCTGCGTAGCATTATGCCACTACACCTTACAACAACGTTACTCAATGGTGTTCTTGTATTTCGTACCGATGTATTTACAGATGATCGGGGCTTCTTTACCGAATTGTTTCGAAGTATAGAACTTAGTGAGTTACATATCCCTGTACTTTTTGCCCAGGAAAATCTGTCCACAAGCAAAAAGCATGTTATTCGCGGTCTACACACCCAGCCAAACCAGGGGAAATTATTGTCAGTGGTAAGGGGCTCCGTCTTCCTTGTCGAGCTGGATGTGCGTCCGGAATCCGATACATTTGGTAAGTGGGCTTCCGTTACACTTGATGCTGACAAGCCTCATATTGTGTGGATCCCGCCGGGGTTTGCTAATGGCTTCTGCGCACTGCATGAGGGTACGGTTGTTTGCTATAAATGCACTGCCGGGTATGACCCCAATACAGAAGTTGCCATCAACCCGTTAGATCCGCAACTGAACATACCATGGCCGGCACAAAACCCTATTCTGAGCACAAAAGATGCTACAGCCCCTTTGTTCTCAGAAATTACGTTTTAACAACAAAACGGGTTGAGAGAACTTCGTTGCAGAGTTTGTATTGTTGGCGCAGCTCGTCGAATGTTTTCCTGTCGGGTTGTTCGCTGTATCTACCAAAAAAGTATTCGGCTTCTGCTTGTACAGTACGAAGTCGTGAAATGTTGGTTCCAACACACCCGGCACCCACGGGTTGAACGATTCGGCCGACAGGAGGTATGGTTGCAGTGCCGTGTTGATTCCATTCGGAGTAAGCTTTAACCAACGCACTGGCGGCACCAAGCTTTGCCTGGATACTGTAGCCGGCAATATGCGGTGTACAATACCGCACACTTTCAACAACCGACATGGGTA
This is a stretch of genomic DNA from Ignavibacteria bacterium. It encodes these proteins:
- the rfbC gene encoding dTDP-4-dehydrorhamnose 3,5-epimerase, whose amino-acid sequence is MPLHLTTTLLNGVLVFRTDVFTDDRGFFTELFRSIELSELHIPVLFAQENLSTSKKHVIRGLHTQPNQGKLLSVVRGSVFLVELDVRPESDTFGKWASVTLDADKPHIVWIPPGFANGFCALHEGTVVCYKCTAGYDPNTEVAINPLDPQLNIPWPAQNPILSTKDATAPLFSEITF